Genomic window (Bacillus pumilus):
TATTGAAGAGCACCAAGGAACCATTGAGGTAGAGAGTGAGGAAGGAGTAGGGACCGTCTTCCATCTCACGCTGCCACTTTGGCAGCAGAAACAAGAAGGAGAGCATTAATATGTATTATACCGTCTATCACGCACCAATCGGGGCATTATACCTAGTAGAAAAAGACGCTGCTATCATCGAGGTGATGTTTGATGATGAGCCGTTTTTAGCAAAAAAACAAGAAGCCAACCTAATAGAAGAAGAGACGCCTGTCTTACAAGAAGCGAAAAAGCAGCTGGATGAATATTTCAATGGGGAGCGTCAAGTATTCGATCTCCCGCTCAAGCAAACCGGTTCTCCGTTTCAAGAGCAGGTCTGGCAAGCACTTTCAGCTATTCCATATGGTGAATCAAAAAGCTATGCAGACATTGCAGAAGCGATTGGTAACCCAAAGGCTGTGAGAGCGATTGGACAGGCAAACAGACGCAATACATTACCGATCTTTATCCCTTGTCACAGAGTGATTGGAAAAGACCGCTCTCTGACGGGCTATGCAGGAACGAAAACAGACATGAAAGCGGTCCTGCTAGAATTAGAAGGCATCCCATTTGTTCAAAAATAAATCGATTGACCTGTTCCAAATATTTGTCAAGCGACATATCCTTTTATTAAGCTAAAAAAGTTGGTTGAGGGAAAAAGGAGGGCGCTAGGGAATGTTTTGGGGCAAAAAAGATAAAATGTATGCCGTCACGTCATTATGTGTCAAAATGCACGTTTTGACTGAAGAGCAGAAAAAAGAAATCTTAGCAAAAACGATTGATACAAAAAAGCGCAGTGCTCTTAAAAGATAAGAACACGGCGCTTTTTTATGATGAAACGGAGGTGCTTTCAGCGAACAGAGCATCAATCTCTTCTGTATAGTTAGACGTGATAATGCCTTTCTCTGTAATGATACCTGATATGAGGTGGTGAGGAGTGACATCAAAGGCAGGATTGAATACCTGAACATCAGGTGGTGCAATTTGGACACCGTTTATTTCTTTTACTTCCTGCGGATCGCGCTCTTCAATCGGAATATCTGCCCCGTCTTGAGTTGAGATATCAAAGGTTGAAAGAGGTGCTGCAACAAAAAACGGAATATGAAAATGCTTAGCTAAAATCGCAAGGCTCAGCGTTCCAATCTTATTCGCTGTATCTCCGTTACGGGCGATGCGATCAGCTCCAACAATGACAGCTGAAATTTGCTTTTCTTTCATTGTATGGGCTGCCATGTTATCTGTAATGAGCGTCACATCTACACCGCCTTGCATGAGCTCCCATGTTGTCAGTCTGGCGCCTTGAAGAACGGGGCGTGTTTCACAGGCATAAATGTGAAGATCAAGATTTTTCTTTTTCGCTAAATAAAAAGGAGCAAGGGCTGTTCCATACCGGCTCGTAGCGATGGACCCTGCATTGCAAATGGTCATAATACGATCACCTGATTTAAAGAGCTGGAGTGCATTTTGACCGATGTGTCTGCATGTTTCTTCATCTTCAATTTGTATTTGAATGGCTTCATGGACAAGGTCTGTCTTGGCTGCATTCACCGAAGCTGCACGCTCAATGCGCTGCAACAATCGATCTAATGCCCACGCTAGGTTCACAGCGGTTGGACGGGCACTATTTAAATATTCTTTTATCCGAATGACTTCTTGTTTAAATACATCAATCTCTTCTGTCTCAATGTCTTGAGCACTGAGCGCCAGTCCAAAAGCTGCTGTAATGCCAATGGCAGGTGCTCCCCGCACTTTTAACGTAACAATGGCATCATACACATCTTCTTTTGTATATAAATGCTCAAACACGGTTTCGGCCGGCAATTTTTGTTGATTCAAAATGTTAATATGGTTTTCTTCCCATTCGACAGAACGTGGGACTTCAAATTCTTTAGACAAAACCCGTCACTCCTTTACAGATTGCTGGAATAATGCGACGAGGTCAGACGCTGTTTCCACTGCATGATATCGTTTGATTAATGTTTTTCCGAACGTTAGTGCTGCTTTTTTCTGATGAATTCGTCTAGATGGTGATGAGATCGCATCTAGATCAGCGGCATGAGCAAGACCAATTGTACGGCGGACAAGCTCACAGCCGGCAAAGCCTGCTGCTTCTTTTAAAATACGGTCAAAGGTTGTTTCTAAAAAGCTGTCAGATACACTAAACGCTTCAATACTGTCTTCTTTCCAAGCTTTTGCGAACACGTCTTTGAAGGTTGCCCATACATTGATGACATGGTCAAACAGGTGCTGTTGATCGTGTTCATTCTCACGTGATAAAGCATTAATGAACAGGTTAGCGATAAAGTGGCCAATATCAAATCCAAAGGGACCGTAAAAGGCGAATTCTGGATCAATGATTTTTGTTTCGGTCTCACTTGCAAAAATACTTCCTGTATGAAGATCTCCATGAACGAGTGTTTCAGCTGATGTCAGGAAGATGCGCTTCAGCTCAGCTGCTTTGGCCTGGACTTCAAGATCTGCCCAAAGGGCTTCGGCAGCACCTCTTAATTCTTCTTCAAAGTCATTTGTTTCGCTATCAAAGAAGGGATCTGTGAAGACGAGTTTTTCCGTAATGTCACAAAGGTCCGGATTCGTAAATTGCTTCACAAATTGTTTTTTGATTTTAGGGTATGTGGCAAAGTCAGATGTGTAAAAAAGTGTTTTTCCTAAAAATTCTCCGACATGATCAGATAAATGCGGATATTGTTTTCCGGCAATTAGCCCTTTTCTGACGATTTCTAGATGTGATAGATCCTCCATTGCCGTCACAGCAAGAGCTGTATCTGAATAATAGACCGCGGGTACGAGGTGCGGTGCATATTCTGACTGCTTGATCAGGGCAGCACTTTCAATTCTCGCCCGGTCTAATGTAAGCGGCCAGCTCTCCCCAACTACCTTGGCGTAGGGAAGGGCCTGCTTGATAATCAATCCTTTTTCTCGTTTGTGATCAAACATATGAAAGACGTAATTTAAATTCCCATCTCCGATTTCAGTACATGTCAAATGGCTGCTTTCTTGGATCAAGCCAAGTCTAATTGCGAGTGCAACTGCCGAGCTTTCTGTTAGTTCTTCATATGATGCCGTAAGTGTAACCAATTGCTTCCCCTCCATATCATATAAAAAAGCCTCTTTCTCCTGAGAGAAAGAGGCTTGGTGGCGTGTATGCTCAAAGCCTCTCTTATCTCTCAGCACATACGTCTGATGGAATTAGCACCGTGCCCTATAAGACAAATTGTCTTGGCGCTTTACTTGCTGCGCCCCACTTCACAGTGGTATTAACGGTCGGTTGCTGTTGGGGTCAAAAGGCCAAATCCCTCGCCCAACTCTCGATAAGAGAAATCAATATGTCATTGTTTCGTGTCTGTTTGTATTTCTTAATTCAAGATATTATCAGAGCGGCTCTTCACATGTCAATCTTTTTTCAAAATTGCTTTACAATTCATAAAACAATCCATTACAGTGTTTGTATTGTGACGTAACTTGAATAGAAGGTGAAAAAATGGAATTTCAGCAATCAGATGTGTTGAAAGAATTACCGAAGCAATTTTTTGCGTCCCTTGTCCAAAAGGTGCAGAAAAAAGTGCAGGAAGGGGCAGATATCATTAACTTAGGGCAGGGAAATCCTGACCAGCCAACCCCCTCGCACATTGTAAAAGCGATGCAGGAAGCAGTCGCAAAGCCTGAAAACCATCAATACTCTTCATTCCGCGGAACAGCGAAATTAAAAGAGGCCGCAGCCGCCTTTTATGAAAGAGAATATGGTGTTACGCTTGATCCAAAAACGGAGATTGCGATTTTATTTGGCGGGAAAGCAGGGCTTGTTGAACTGCCGCAATGCCTGCTGAATCCGGGTGATACTCTTCTTGTCCCAGACCCTGGTTATCCTGATTATTGGTCAGGTGCTGTGCTTGCTGGAGCTCAGATGGTGACCATGCCGCTTCTTGAAGAAAATGATTTTTTACCTGACTATGATCGATTGTCTGAGGATGATAAGAAAAAAGCAAAATTGATGTACTTAAATTATCCCAACAATCCGACGGGTGCCACAGCAAGCCGTTCATTTTTTGAAGAAACCGTTACGTTTGCGAAAGACCACAAGCTCTGTGTTGTGCATGATTTTGCCTATGGCGGCATTGGATTTGATGGAAAGAAGCCGATCAGCTTTTTGCAAACAGATGGAGCGAAAGAGACGGGGATTGAAATTTACACATTGTCTAAAACGTATAATATGGCCGGCTGGAGAGTGGGTTTTGCAGCAGGTAATCCGTCTGTTATTGAAGCGATTGAGCTGTATCAGGATCACCTGTTTGTCTCCCTGTTTAAAGCCACCCAAGATGCAGCAGCGGTAGCACTGCTAAGCGATCAAACATGCGTACAGATGCAAAATGAACGATATGAGAACAGGCGAAATGTGTGGATTGCTGCTTGCAAGGAGATTGGCTGGGAGGTCAGTGCGCCAAAGGGGTCATTCTTTGCTTGGCTAAAGGTGCCAGAAGGGTATACATCTGAATCGTTTTCTGACTTATTATTAGAGAAAGCACATGTGGCTCTGGCACCGGGGAATGGATTTGGTGCTCACGGTGAAGGATACGTGCGAGTAGGACTTTTAACAAGTGAGGAACGGTTAAAAGAAGCCGCTCGGCGCATTGCGGCATTGAATCTGTTTTAAAAAAAGCCATTGACAACATAAAAAAATGGTGCGATAATTCAGGCAATATTTAAGAAAATTGAATATTCTTATCAAGAGTAGGCAGAGGGACTAGCCCAATGAAGCCCGGCAACCGACTTCCATGAAGCACGGTGCTAATTCTTGCAGCAAGCGCTGAGAGATAAGATTCGGATGAACACGACACGAAAAAACCTCTTTAAGGCGCTGACAAAGCACTTGAAGAGGTTTTTTTATTGAACACATATGGATGACTCAATCGAAAGGAGATTCCTAGTGAGTGAATTACTGGCAACATACGTATTAACACACCGAGAGGATGAACAAGTGAACCGAAAAGCGGAGCAGATCGCGCTTGGTTTAACAGTTGGATCATGGACAGATTTGCCGCAGCTCAAAAAGGAGCAGCTTCAAAAGCATAAAGGCCGTGTAGTAAAAGTATCAGAAACATTTGCTTCAGCCGAAAATGGTCTATATCAATCTGAGGTGATGATTGCTTATCCTGAAGCTAATTTTTCAGCTGACATACCAGCCGTTTTGACAACGATTTTTGGAAAGCTTTCACTAGATGGAAAAGTGAAGCTAGTTGACATACAATTCTCGGATAGATTTAAAAGAAGCCTGCCAGGACCAGCATTTGGAATTGATGGCATACGAAAAAAAACAGGCGTGTTTGATCGTCCGCTATTGATGAGCATTTTTAAAGGTGTCATTGGCCGTGATATGGAGGATTTAAAGGAGCAGCTCCGTTTACAAGCATTAGGTGGCGTTGACTTTATCAAAGATGATGAAATTTTATTTGAGAGCCCGCTAGCCCCTTTTGAAGAACGAATCAAAGAGGGAAAAAAGATATTAAAAGAAACATATGAAGAGACAGGGCACCGAACGCTGTATGCCGTTAATTTAACAGGCAGAACCTTCGATTTGAAGGATCGAGCAAGAAAAGCAGCTGAGCTTGGAGCGGATGCCCTCTTATTCAATGTCTTTGCCTACGGGCTAGATGTGATGCAAAGCTTAGCTGAGGACCCAGATATTCCATTGCCTATTATGGCGCATCCAGCTGTGAGCGGTGCATTGACATCATCGCCTGAATATGGATTCGCCCATTCTCTTCTTTTAGGGACATTAAATCGATATGCTGGCGCTGATTTAAGTCTTTTTCCCTCACCGTATGGGTCGGTCGCACTTCCAAAAAAAGACGCCTTAGGAATCTACGAAGCTTGTGTAAAAGAGGATTCGTTTCGAAAAACGTTCCCTGTTCCGTCAGCAGGTATTCATCCTGGAATGGTTCCAATTTTGATGAAAGATTTTGGACTCGACCATGTGATAAATGCTGGTGGAGGAATTCACGGACATCCACGTGGAGCCATCGGCGGAGGGAAAGCATTTCGTTCGATGATCGATGCAGTGATAAATGAAGAGTCCATCCAAGAGAAGGCATCTTCTTGCCAAGACTTAAAAGCAGCACTTGAACTATGGGGAAGGGTATCAGAATAAATGAAAAAACCAATTGTATGTTGTGATTTTGATGGAACCATTACGAAAAATGATAATATCATTCGCATCATGAAACAGTTTGCACCAAGTGAATGGACGAAGCTGAAGGACGATGTTCTCACAAAGGAGATCACCATTCAGGAAGGCGTCGGGCAGATGTTTCAATTACTGACGAGTGATCAAAAAGAAGCCATTCAATC
Coding sequences:
- a CDS encoding methylated-DNA--[protein]-cysteine S-methyltransferase; this encodes MYYTVYHAPIGALYLVEKDAAIIEVMFDDEPFLAKKQEANLIEEETPVLQEAKKQLDEYFNGERQVFDLPLKQTGSPFQEQVWQALSAIPYGESKSYADIAEAIGNPKAVRAIGQANRRNTLPIFIPCHRVIGKDRSLTGYAGTKTDMKAVLLELEGIPFVQK
- a CDS encoding pyridoxal phosphate-dependent aminotransferase; protein product: MEFQQSDVLKELPKQFFASLVQKVQKKVQEGADIINLGQGNPDQPTPSHIVKAMQEAVAKPENHQYSSFRGTAKLKEAAAAFYEREYGVTLDPKTEIAILFGGKAGLVELPQCLLNPGDTLLVPDPGYPDYWSGAVLAGAQMVTMPLLEENDFLPDYDRLSEDDKKKAKLMYLNYPNNPTGATASRSFFEETVTFAKDHKLCVVHDFAYGGIGFDGKKPISFLQTDGAKETGIEIYTLSKTYNMAGWRVGFAAGNPSVIEAIELYQDHLFVSLFKATQDAAAVALLSDQTCVQMQNERYENRRNVWIAACKEIGWEVSAPKGSFFAWLKVPEGYTSESFSDLLLEKAHVALAPGNGFGAHGEGYVRVGLLTSEERLKEAARRIAALNLF
- the mtnA gene encoding S-methyl-5-thioribose-1-phosphate isomerase gives rise to the protein MSKEFEVPRSVEWEENHINILNQQKLPAETVFEHLYTKEDVYDAIVTLKVRGAPAIGITAAFGLALSAQDIETEEIDVFKQEVIRIKEYLNSARPTAVNLAWALDRLLQRIERAASVNAAKTDLVHEAIQIQIEDEETCRHIGQNALQLFKSGDRIMTICNAGSIATSRYGTALAPFYLAKKKNLDLHIYACETRPVLQGARLTTWELMQGGVDVTLITDNMAAHTMKEKQISAVIVGADRIARNGDTANKIGTLSLAILAKHFHIPFFVAAPLSTFDISTQDGADIPIEERDPQEVKEINGVQIAPPDVQVFNPAFDVTPHHLISGIITEKGIITSNYTEEIDALFAESTSVSS
- the mtnW gene encoding 2,3-diketo-5-methylthiopentyl-1-phosphate enolase, yielding MSELLATYVLTHREDEQVNRKAEQIALGLTVGSWTDLPQLKKEQLQKHKGRVVKVSETFASAENGLYQSEVMIAYPEANFSADIPAVLTTIFGKLSLDGKVKLVDIQFSDRFKRSLPGPAFGIDGIRKKTGVFDRPLLMSIFKGVIGRDMEDLKEQLRLQALGGVDFIKDDEILFESPLAPFEERIKEGKKILKETYEETGHRTLYAVNLTGRTFDLKDRARKAAELGADALLFNVFAYGLDVMQSLAEDPDIPLPIMAHPAVSGALTSSPEYGFAHSLLLGTLNRYAGADLSLFPSPYGSVALPKKDALGIYEACVKEDSFRKTFPVPSAGIHPGMVPILMKDFGLDHVINAGGGIHGHPRGAIGGGKAFRSMIDAVINEESIQEKASSCQDLKAALELWGRVSE
- the mtnK gene encoding S-methyl-5-thioribose kinase, coding for MVTLTASYEELTESSAVALAIRLGLIQESSHLTCTEIGDGNLNYVFHMFDHKREKGLIIKQALPYAKVVGESWPLTLDRARIESAALIKQSEYAPHLVPAVYYSDTALAVTAMEDLSHLEIVRKGLIAGKQYPHLSDHVGEFLGKTLFYTSDFATYPKIKKQFVKQFTNPDLCDITEKLVFTDPFFDSETNDFEEELRGAAEALWADLEVQAKAAELKRIFLTSAETLVHGDLHTGSIFASETETKIIDPEFAFYGPFGFDIGHFIANLFINALSRENEHDQQHLFDHVINVWATFKDVFAKAWKEDSIEAFSVSDSFLETTFDRILKEAAGFAGCELVRRTIGLAHAADLDAISSPSRRIHQKKAALTFGKTLIKRYHAVETASDLVALFQQSVKE